The DNA region CGGAACAGATATTGAATTTTCGAAAGACAAACAATTGTTGTTTGGTAAAAAAATTGGATCGGATGAAGGTCGCATATCTGTTTTAGTAAAAGACGAGGTTATAGCTCCTTATAACTATCTGATAGAAAAGTTCCGTTCTCCAGTTACTAGTTTTCGTGAAAAAATGTATGTTACGTTTAATGATGGTTACTTGAAGGAACTGTCTTTTTCTGGTCAGGTTGTGAATGTAAAGGCCGAAAATCGTGCCAAAAAAAACCAATACAATGTTTATGTAAATGATTGGAGCCGTATTACCGGTGAAAGGATTGTTTTACCACCGGATGTGGGAAACCAATGGGAATCTGTGGTGAAGGGACTAAAAGTAGAATTCTATATCGACGAGACGGGTGCCCCGGCTTTTCCTGAACTGAATTCGACACAAGTTCCTGAAGCGGTGTTGGATGTAACCCAATCGGAAGGAATCAAGTTTCGACTTTCTTTTTATCCGTTATGGGAATCCGATTCGGGAAAATGGAGGCCGGTGCGTAGGGAACTGGTTCCTTATTTTACGGAATCCATCACTTGGATGAAAGAAGAATCCTTCCAAAATCTGGTGAATGCTGTCATGAAAGTGAAAAGTGCTTCCCGGTACGAGCGTCCCAACCAGAAAATCCAATAAGGTGCAAAAAGTTTCTACAGTCGCATCTCGGATGGAAATGATCCGAGATTTATTCTACTCTCCCATGTCCGCCTTCGAATCCTATTATCATAAAACGGATTTAGGTGGTCGTGATTTGTGGTTGGCCCATCTCCAACTCATCCTTCTCGCACCAGCGGCCAAGTTTCTCGGTAATTTAATCCAAATTGTTTTGTTCAAAGTATCTACAGTCGATGAAGAAACAAAGTTAACTTACACACAAGGGATGTTGACCTTATTCTTTTTTTATTTAGGATTCTATGTTCTGATTCGGTTGGTTGATAGTTTTCGGATGTATCATCAGATGCGTGACCGTACCAAAGATTGGGAAGGACCAGAGCCACATGTGTTTATGATTTCCTATCTTCCTTTCAGTGCCACAACGATCTTTTGGATTTTTCCTGCACCAATACCTTTGTTTGCGTTAGGTGTTGGTTTTTTATATTCCTTACATTTAGCTTATTATTATTTATCACACCGAAGAGAATGGACATCCTTTGATTTTTTATTTTTCCTTATGAAAGTGATTTTATTTTTTTTGGTTCTTCTTTCGGTTCCTCTATTTATTTACAACCTGGTTAGGACGGTACTCTTTTGAAAATCTTTTTGGTAGGCATTGGTGGGATTGCTATGGGTAATTTGGCCTATATGCTAAAAAATCAAGGTCACGACGTTTCAGGTTCTGATCAAAATCTTTACCCACCTATGTCTGATAAATTGGTAGAGTGGGGATTATCACCTAAATCTGGTTATCGTAAAGAAAATGTTAAAGGTGCGGATTTAGTCATCATAGGAAATGCGATTTCACGTGGGAATCCAGAAGTAGAAGAAGTTCTAAATACCGGAATGGAATACATGAGTATGGCCCAGGCCATCGGAACATTTTTTCTGAAAAATAAAAAACCCATCGTGATTTCTGGAACGCACGGCAAAACAACAACAACGTTTTTAACTCATTGGATTTTAGAATCCATTGGATTAAAACCCGGTCTTTTTGTGGGTGGGATTCGCAAAGACGGATTCCCTGGTTTTGCTCTGGGGGAAGGAGATTATTTTGTCATCGAAGGAGATGAATACGATTCTGCTTTCTTTGATAAAAGTTCTAAGTTTTTACATTATAGACCATACTACTTAGCAATGAATGCTTTAGATTTTGATCATGCTGATATTTTTGCTGATCTCAATGCAATCAAAACCATGTTCAAACGCCTGTTAAATTTGGTTCCTGGTCGTGGTAAGGTTTTTTATTGGAAAGGTTCTCGGAACCTCGTGGAAATCACAAAAGATTATAAACATGCACCCGTGGAATCCTTTGATTTAGGAGACAAAAACTCCATTTTTAAATATGAAAAAGGTATTTTATCTGAGATGCGAACCAAAACAAAATTAAAACCATCTTTGATTGGATCACATAACTACCGCAATGTGGAAGTGGCGACTCGTATTTGTTTGGAAATTGCTCCTCAAAAAAGAAAAGAAATTTTAGAAGCTGTGGTTTCTTTCCCAGGTGTCAAACGAAGACAAGAAAATCTATTTGTTTCCGATAAGAGTTTACTTGTAGAAGATTTTGCTCATCATCCTGTGGCCATCCAAGAAACGATACGAGCTCACAAAGAAGCCTATCCTGGATATAAAATCATTTCACTGTTTGAACCAAGAAGTGCCACCTCACATAGAAATGTTTTCCAAGACGATTTTGCTAAATGTTTTAAAGGAAGTGATGTCAGCATCGTTACCGAAGTGTATCAAGTAGATAAGGTAAATAAATCCTTACGTTTGAATGTCAAAAAACTAGTAAAAGACATCTCAAAGAATACAAAGAAAGACGCATTGTATGCAAAAGATCCCAAAGAAATTCCAGTCCTTCTAAAAAAGATTCTACCAAAATTTCAAAAAGAAAAAGTAATCATCCTTGCGATGTCGAATGGTGCCTTTGGTGGAATTTATCCTGAATTAAAATCATTAATCGAATTACGAGAATCTGTATGAGCCTATCCCAAGAAATCGAAGTTTTAGTTAAAGAAGCAGAGTCTGTTTTATCTTCAGCCACATCCGAACAAGATTTGGATTCTTTAAAAAACCAATTCATTGGTAAAAAAGGAAAACTCACTTCTGTTTTAAAAGGTCTTGCCGCCTTATCCGTGGAAGAGAAAAAAACAGTAGGGAAACAAGCGAACGAAGCACAAAACCGACTCGAAAGTTTTGTTGAAACCAAAAGAACTTCTTTAAAAGAAAGTTTTTATGAAAACAAGTTAGGCCAAGAATTTTTTGATAGTTTGCGACCACTGGCGCCCAAAGAAAGAGGAAGCCTTCATCCCATTTCTCAAATCCAATACGAAATTGAAGATATCTTTACTTCTATGGGTTTTTCTGTGATGGATGGGCCGGAAGTAGAAACGGATGAAAACAATTTCGGTGCTCTCAATTTTACGGAAGACCATCCCGCTCGTGATATGCAAGATACGTTTTATACGGAAGATGGAAATTTACTCAGAACTCATACTTCAGCCATCCAAGTGCGTGCCCTTCGCAAACTAAAACCTCCTTTTCGGATCATTGCTCCTGGTCGTGTGTTTCGATATGAAGAGGTGGATGCCTCTCACGAAAATACGTTTTACCAAGTAGAAGGGATGGTTGTGGGTGAAAATATTTCAGTCGCACATTTGATTTATACTATGGAAACACTTCTTTCTCGTGTGTTTCGAAAAGAAATCAAAACAAGACTAAGACCGGGATACTTTCCATTTGTGGAACCAGGTTTTGAACTCGATATCAACTGTCTGGTTTGTAGTGGAGATGGTTGCAGTGTGTGTAAACATTCTGGTTGGTTGGAACTACTCCCTTGTGGACTGGTTCATCCAAATGTCCTTGAATCAGCAGGACTTGATTCTAAAAAATGGACTGGGTTTGCTTTTGGTCTTGGCCTTGACCGTCTTGTGATGATGCGTTATGGAATCCATGACATCCGGTATTTCCAATCAGGAAATTTAAGGTTCTTAAAACAGTTTTAGTTTTGTTAGGTGGTTGTTGAACCAAAAGGCCAAAGACTTACCGTCCTTGGCCTTTTTCATTTTAACCTAAAAGCACCGCCTGGATTTTTCCTTCGATTTCTTGGAATTCCACTTTTGAATTTCCAAGAGAGAGTCCTTCTTTGGATACAATTTCTACTCCATCTTTTCCATAAAGGTTCGTTAGAACCATCTCTCCATTTTCTTTTGTCGAGCAGGCAATGAGGTAAGGTGGTTTTTTTTCTCCACCTGGATTGAAATAAATGGTGCTTACACTAAGGATGGTGGCTTTTTCTCCCACTTTTGGATTTGGGACATTGACTTCCAATGGTTTTAAAGCCAAAGGTTCTCTTGTTTCTGATTTAGGTTTTTCTTTGGAAAATAAAACTACGGAATTGATGCTATCTATTCCTCCATTTCCTCCAAGCAAACTGACGCTAGGCGGTGTCTCCAGTGTTTTTGGAATGGGATCTACGGCAAGGCCATATTGGCTCGCTATGTCAATGAGACCTGTCGCTCCCGAAAGTGCCATGGCAGCTTGGTAGTTTAAAATTCCTCCACCCAAATTGATTGGAATTTCTTTTGTTCCATTGGAAATTTTTCCTTTGCGAAGTGCCGTTGCAGTTTCTTTCGGTGGTACACCAAAATACAAACCCGCTTCATGGATGACCATTCCTGTAAAACAATCATAAATCCAAGCATAATCAATATCAGAACGTTTGAATCCAGAAGAGGCCACGGCTCTTTCACAAGCAAGTGCGGCTGGACTTTTTAAGTCTTTTTTTTGTATGAAGTATTCCGCATGGGCACTATGTCCGGAACCCGCTAAGTAAATATGTTCGGCATCTTTTTTGATGATTTTGTTTTCAATTAACTTCTGTTTCATGAATTCAGAAGTGATGAGAGTGGCAAATCCATGATCGGTGACAATGGCAATCATCGGTGTACTATAAACTCCAGAAAGGGGTTTTTTTAACTGTTTTTCCGTGAGTGGTTTTTGGAATTGGAAAGCCCGGGGATTGGATTCGGCAAGTGACCGAAAGTGTTTTGTGATTTCTTCTAAATCATCACTGGTCACTCCAGTATCAAACATCATTCGTTCACATAACAAAGAATAAAGACCAATGAGGGTCGCCCCATAAGGCATTTCCCAATCTTTGTGGCAAACAGTGGCCGTGAGTCTTTTTAAATCAGATATTTGTTTGAATACTGATTTGGGAACATCGGCAGCGGCCACAAGAACAACAGCATAAGGATTGGCTTTGACAATGGTATGTGCTTGGCCAATGGCACCGCCTACACTGGCCCCACCTAAATCCACGGTATGACAAGCAAGTCCTCCAAAACCTAAATCATTGGAATCTTTGACTGTAAATCCATACCCTTCTCGGCCAAGAGACTGGGCTTCGATAGATACAAAATCAGTTAAAAAGGGTGCAATTTTAGAACGATCCGTTCCGAGAAAACCAAATAGTTTATCTACAGAACGAAATAATATAGAATGGTATTTTTCTAAAGGAGAAAGATTTTTATAAACTTCCGAATCAAATTCAGATTCGATGGTGTCAGCGACACCGAGTAGAATTGGGTTCATGATGGCTCATTAGAATTAACCTTCCATATTCATCAACGCATTCATTCGAAAATCTTGTATGATTTGTTTGCAACGTTCAGTAATCAAAGTCAGGCTTTCGCCGAATTTTTTTCCGTTAAAGGCATTAAACGCATGAGGATAATCCTTATCGTTGACTTGGACAATCATATCAGGATTGATCCTGTTTTTGCCGACTAAATCTAACACAGAAACTGTGATATTTTTTAGAGCAATACATCCGTCTTTTAAAAGATTTTGGGATGCCTTTTCAATCACAATATTGTTTCCATTCGCATCCAGTAAGGTTTTGATGAACTCTTGCATTTTCATGGAAGGAAGGCCACGTCTTGTCATTCCAATTCGTTCGACTTGTAAAACAGCATCTTGTAAATAGGAATATTCTGGGGTTCCTTTGAAGATATAAATAAGAACCGGAAGTTCTGTTTCTGTAAAATCCAACATAGCACCGTAGAAGTATCTTGTTTCAACTTTTGCGAGTGGATGGAAATCTACTTTTTTATAATTAGCTAACTTCTCAATGGACTCGTCCATAATTCGATTTAGAGTTTGTGCTTTTGCTGCTTCTTTTTTGGCCGCAAGTTCTTGGAATTTGGATTTTAATTGTTCGAGGAAAGTCACTTCTTCTGTGAGAAACTTTGTGATGTTGCCACGGAGTTTCAGGACTTGTAAATATCTTTGTTCGAATCCTGTTTGGTCAAATGCCTTAGGATTTAGTTTTCCGTGTTCTTTGTATTCTGATCTGATTTTTTCTAATATTGCTTTTGTTTCTGCTTCCGACAGTTCTTTCATTTCGATTGTTTCCAGTTCTCAATATCAAGTATGGTTTTATCCAAATCTTGTGCAAAATATAGGGATGCATTTTTTGCATCTACATACATCAACTGATTTGCATATTGTAATTGTTTGACCTGAATTTCATTCTTTAGGTTTAAAATATTCAACAATTGCAAACTAAGTTTTTTGAAATCTTTGACTATAGTATCGGAATGTCTTTGCATTTCAAACAGATGGAGTCTGTTTAATTTTTCTTTATCCGATTCAATAAATTTCATTTCTTCCCTTTTTTCTGCAGGTGCTTTTGAGATATAATACGTAATAGGACGAGGATAAGATGTCATTTCCTTGTGAAGATCGATCATTTTATCAAGGGCTTCAAATACTTGTGATTCCATTTCACGAGCAAAGTTCCCAACAATATTTTTGTTTTCGGATGGGTCACCGGTGAGTTCAAAG from Leptospira noumeaensis includes:
- a CDS encoding UDP-N-acetylmuramate--L-alanine ligase; the encoded protein is MKIFLVGIGGIAMGNLAYMLKNQGHDVSGSDQNLYPPMSDKLVEWGLSPKSGYRKENVKGADLVIIGNAISRGNPEVEEVLNTGMEYMSMAQAIGTFFLKNKKPIVISGTHGKTTTTFLTHWILESIGLKPGLFVGGIRKDGFPGFALGEGDYFVIEGDEYDSAFFDKSSKFLHYRPYYLAMNALDFDHADIFADLNAIKTMFKRLLNLVPGRGKVFYWKGSRNLVEITKDYKHAPVESFDLGDKNSIFKYEKGILSEMRTKTKLKPSLIGSHNYRNVEVATRICLEIAPQKRKEILEAVVSFPGVKRRQENLFVSDKSLLVEDFAHHPVAIQETIRAHKEAYPGYKIISLFEPRSATSHRNVFQDDFAKCFKGSDVSIVTEVYQVDKVNKSLRLNVKKLVKDISKNTKKDALYAKDPKEIPVLLKKILPKFQKEKVIILAMSNGAFGGIYPELKSLIELRESV
- the pheS gene encoding phenylalanine--tRNA ligase subunit alpha, with product MSLSQEIEVLVKEAESVLSSATSEQDLDSLKNQFIGKKGKLTSVLKGLAALSVEEKKTVGKQANEAQNRLESFVETKRTSLKESFYENKLGQEFFDSLRPLAPKERGSLHPISQIQYEIEDIFTSMGFSVMDGPEVETDENNFGALNFTEDHPARDMQDTFYTEDGNLLRTHTSAIQVRALRKLKPPFRIIAPGRVFRYEEVDASHENTFYQVEGMVVGENISVAHLIYTMETLLSRVFRKEIKTRLRPGYFPFVEPGFELDINCLVCSGDGCSVCKHSGWLELLPCGLVHPNVLESAGLDSKKWTGFAFGLGLDRLVMMRYGIHDIRYFQSGNLRFLKQF
- a CDS encoding thiolase C-terminal domain-containing protein, which gives rise to MNPILLGVADTIESEFDSEVYKNLSPLEKYHSILFRSVDKLFGFLGTDRSKIAPFLTDFVSIEAQSLGREGYGFTVKDSNDLGFGGLACHTVDLGGASVGGAIGQAHTIVKANPYAVVLVAAADVPKSVFKQISDLKRLTATVCHKDWEMPYGATLIGLYSLLCERMMFDTGVTSDDLEEITKHFRSLAESNPRAFQFQKPLTEKQLKKPLSGVYSTPMIAIVTDHGFATLITSEFMKQKLIENKIIKKDAEHIYLAGSGHSAHAEYFIQKKDLKSPAALACERAVASSGFKRSDIDYAWIYDCFTGMVIHEAGLYFGVPPKETATALRKGKISNGTKEIPINLGGGILNYQAAMALSGATGLIDIASQYGLAVDPIPKTLETPPSVSLLGGNGGIDSINSVVLFSKEKPKSETREPLALKPLEVNVPNPKVGEKATILSVSTIYFNPGGEKKPPYLIACSTKENGEMVLTNLYGKDGVEIVSKEGLSLGNSKVEFQEIEGKIQAVLLG